GATCCGAGTCGGCGCGCCCTCCGGCCCGGTCACGACGACGAGCCTCGGCGCAAGGGCTGCGCCCATCACGAGCCCACCCACCAGCCCGCCCAGGTGGCCCCAGTTATCGATGCCCGGCTGCACCAGCCCGTATCCGATGATCCCGAAGAGCACGACGACGAGCCCCACCAGCTGGCCCTGAGCCACGGGAAACGCTCGGCGGTGGAGCGCGTAGAACATCGCCAGCGCGCCCGCCACGCCGACGATCGCGCCGCTGGCGCCCGCGCTCGGATAGCGCCCAAAGAGATAGCTGAACATCGAGCCCGCGAGCCCGCCCACCACATAGATGGCCGCGAAGCGCGCGTGCCCGAAGATCATCTCGGTGATCCGACCGTAGCTGAGCACCCCGATCATGTTGAAGACGAGGTGCGTGAGCCCGATGTGCAGGAACATGGCCGTGAAAAGGCGCCAGTATTGGCCCTCAGCGACGAGCGCGTTGACCTTCACGCCGAACCGGAGCAGCACCCGCGCGTTGGTGGAGCCGCCGGCCGCTTCCATGGCGAGCCACACGGCCACATTGGTGAGGACGATCACCCACGAGATGAAGGTCGCCCGCGGGATCTGGTCGATCCACTGCCTCACGAGTCCGACCTCCTCCCGCCACGGGTCCGCCCTTCAGGGCGGCGGCCCGAATCCCCGATCCCCGGCCGGCCTTCCCTCAGGGCGGCGGCCCCGGTCCCCGGTCCCCGGCCGGCCCGCCCTTCAGGGCCTCAGAGCTTCGCCGTATAATAGTGGCTGCTCGACGCCTGTCGACACATGGTGAGCGTGGCCTAGCGGTTAAGGCGCCAGGTTGTGGCCCTGGAGATCGTGGGTTCGAATCCCACCGTTCACCCCAACCGTCCGGTTTTCCTCCTTCGGCGGTGCTCAGGCCACGCGCCCCGCCAGATGCGCCCGTAGCTCAGCGGAATAGAGCACTGGTCTTCGGAACCAGGTGTCGGGGGTTCGAATCCCTCCGGGCGCGCCCTATCTTGCGCCTATGCCCGCTATCTTCCAGCTTCTTGATCTACGTCATGCCAAAAGTCGTGCCATTCTCAGCGAGGGCTATCGCCCGGAGCGCCCCACAACAGGCCGTCCATTTCGAGCACCGCATCCCACTGCGAGTCCGAGGGGACTTCGGCGTCGTAGTCTGTTCTGCTGTCGCGCGCTGCGTTGATCAGCGCGACCGCGCGCTCGAACTCCTCCTCGCCCGCCCGAAGATCGAGGATGGTCACGAGACCACGAAGTTCCCGTCTCGCTCTTGCCGTGCTTCGCACAATCAGCGCTACTCCGTTGGCAGCCTCACTTGGAAACACGCCATGCAAAACTTCAGTGCATTCTCATTGACCTTTGGAATAGTTGGCTCCCCTGCCGCCTCAGAGGAGTGCGCCGACGGGTGAACCGCACGGTTGAGAGATTCAATGATGCCTTGTCGCCGATTTGCAGCTTGCGCGAAGTCTGCCCAGAAATTGCACCGATGCAAGTACAATTCATCCGACCCGCACTGTTGTGGTACACCTCACTGGCACACTTGGCCCTTGAGCAGCAGATCAGACCCAAATGTGCTCGGCGAATGTGTGTCAACAGCCAATAGCGCGCACCGAACGCCGAGCCGGGAGTTCCCTGTGCGTTCACGAGTGGCGAGTACTCCGTGGCGTAGGAACCTCATGTCGTCCCTGCTGCGACTAGGCCGCCTCGAGCACCTCGAAGTCGAGTCCGGAAACCGCCGCGAGGCCCTCGAGGAGCGGACTGTGGCGGTCGTAGGAGTTGACGGCGAGCCTGATGCGGGCCACCGGATCCCTCCGCACAAACGGTGGTGTTGATCTTCGCCTCAGGAAAGAGTACAAGATTGGGCAGAATCCGCAGGATGGAATGGCCGAGCCATCACGGCAAGTCGCAGTGAGGAGAAAACCATGAGCGCGGTCGCGGTGTACACGCTGGACGAGTTTGTGAAAGACCTGCAGCAGGCATTTGCTTCCCATCCGGATCTGGTGGGCCGGGCCAACGCCGTCGCCGAGGTCCTCGAGCGCCTGCTCAAGGTCGGCGGCTGGGTCCAGGAGATGATCGACAAGGGCGGGTACGACTCGCTGCCCGGTGGCGTCTACACGGACGCCACCTACGGCCACCCCGGCGCAGGATTCCACATCACCTGCAGCACGCAGAAGCCCGGCCAGACGAATGCGCCCCACGA
This window of the Chloroflexota bacterium genome carries:
- a CDS encoding rhomboid family intramembrane serine protease, producing MRQWIDQIPRATFISWVIVLTNVAVWLAMEAAGGSTNARVLLRFGVKVNALVAEGQYWRLFTAMFLHIGLTHLVFNMIGVLSYGRITEMIFGHARFAAIYVVGGLAGSMFSYLFGRYPSAGASGAIVGVAGALAMFYALHRRAFPVAQGQLVGLVVVLFGIIGYGLVQPGIDNWGHLGGLVGGLVMGAALAPRLVVVTGPEGAPTRIERRPSPAQTWLAVPAALAIIAIIVAAKTGG